In a single window of the Pyrococcus sp. NA2 genome:
- a CDS encoding 4-phosphopantoate--beta-alanine ligase: MANIPKSHPRYWSLLYREKIIEGMEKGITAKAGLIAHGRGEAFDYLIGEKTIPPAEEAMKVAVAKLLLAKHPVISVNGNVAALVPKETVELANVVGAKLEVNLFYRTEERVRKIAEVLREAGAKEVLGLKPTKRIPGLESERGKVDEEGIWKADVVLVPLEDGDRTEALVRMGKFVITVDLNPLSRSARMAHVTIVDNIIRAYPKMIELAKEMKRLSREKLEEIVKMYDNNRILSEVLLYIRDRLTRLAEEGIWKRKELS, translated from the coding sequence ATGGCAAATATACCAAAGAGCCATCCAAGATATTGGAGCCTTCTGTATAGGGAAAAGATAATAGAGGGAATGGAAAAAGGGATAACGGCAAAGGCAGGGCTAATAGCTCACGGAAGAGGGGAGGCTTTTGATTATCTAATTGGAGAAAAGACCATACCTCCAGCGGAAGAGGCGATGAAAGTCGCAGTTGCCAAGCTGTTGTTAGCTAAACATCCTGTTATATCTGTGAACGGCAATGTTGCAGCCTTGGTTCCTAAAGAGACAGTTGAACTTGCAAATGTCGTTGGAGCAAAGCTAGAAGTTAACTTATTTTACAGAACGGAGGAGAGGGTGAGAAAGATCGCTGAAGTTCTAAGAGAAGCTGGAGCAAAGGAGGTTCTAGGATTAAAACCAACGAAAAGAATTCCAGGTCTAGAAAGTGAGAGAGGAAAAGTCGATGAAGAGGGCATATGGAAGGCGGATGTTGTGCTTGTACCTCTAGAAGATGGTGACAGAACAGAGGCCCTAGTGAGGATGGGGAAGTTCGTGATAACAGTTGACCTAAACCCACTCTCGAGATCTGCAAGGATGGCCCACGTTACAATAGTCGACAACATAATAAGGGCATATCCCAAAATGATTGAACTTGCAAAGGAGATGAAGAGACTATCCAGGGAAAAGCTCGAGGAGATTGTAAAGATGTATGATAACAATAGAATATTGAGCGAAGTTCTCCTTTACATTAGAGATAGGTTAACAAGACTTGCTGAAGAAGGGATTTGGAAGAGGAAGGAACTTAGTTGA
- a CDS encoding nitroreductase family protein yields the protein MEFFEVLKKRRSIRRFKDKQIPRELIEKLLEAAFLSPSSFNKRPWHFIIVDDKDKLKALAKAKLGAAGLATAPLAIVVTADESKSDVWIEDASIVAEHIHLASYALGLSSFWVQIRNRMHSEEKSAEEYVREILKLPKNYRVLCIIGIGYPAEKKSPKEPKIEWEKVSYNEFGKPFN from the coding sequence GTGGAATTTTTTGAAGTTCTCAAAAAGAGAAGAAGTATAAGACGCTTTAAAGATAAGCAAATTCCCAGGGAGTTAATAGAAAAATTGCTTGAAGCGGCTTTTCTATCTCCAAGCTCCTTTAACAAAAGACCTTGGCACTTTATCATCGTGGATGATAAGGACAAGCTCAAAGCATTGGCAAAAGCAAAACTTGGTGCCGCTGGCCTGGCTACGGCTCCCTTGGCAATTGTCGTCACAGCCGACGAAAGTAAGAGTGATGTTTGGATTGAAGATGCAAGCATAGTAGCTGAACACATCCATTTAGCCTCTTATGCTCTTGGACTAAGTTCCTTTTGGGTGCAGATAAGAAATAGGATGCATAGTGAAGAAAAGAGCGCTGAAGAGTACGTTAGAGAAATTCTCAAGCTTCCCAAGAATTATCGGGTTCTGTGCATAATTGGCATTGGCTATCCAGCTGAGAAAAAGTCTCCAAAAGAACCGAAAATTGAGTGGGAAAAAGTGAGCTATAATGAGTTTGGGAAGCCATTCAACTAA
- a CDS encoding helix-turn-helix domain-containing protein: MFEKEKEILAKRIAGEIVLSPDPGKTMRKWREIFGISQTELAEYLGVSSSVISDYEGGRRKSPGASTIRKFVEALIEIDEKRGGNVIKAFSRTLSSEIPTNAILDIREFDIPVTVKDIVEAVKGEIVANPDLIDRKIYGYTVVDSIQAILEMSAEEFLKLYGWTTERALVFTKVTTGRSPMIAVRVQGLKPAMVVLHGVKRLDELAVKIAEKERVPLVVSRAENETELITGLRKLVSTL, from the coding sequence ATGTTTGAGAAGGAGAAGGAGATATTGGCTAAGAGGATAGCCGGTGAGATTGTCCTATCTCCTGACCCGGGGAAAACCATGAGAAAGTGGAGGGAGATATTTGGAATCAGCCAAACTGAACTTGCCGAGTATTTGGGAGTTTCTTCCTCAGTGATTAGTGATTATGAGGGGGGAAGAAGGAAGAGTCCTGGAGCTTCAACTATAAGGAAGTTCGTTGAGGCACTTATAGAAATAGATGAAAAGAGAGGTGGAAACGTCATTAAGGCATTTAGCAGGACTTTAAGTAGCGAGATACCGACGAATGCAATATTGGACATTAGGGAGTTTGACATTCCAGTCACAGTTAAGGACATAGTAGAGGCCGTTAAGGGTGAGATAGTTGCGAATCCAGACCTAATTGACAGGAAAATTTATGGATACACCGTGGTTGACAGCATACAGGCAATCCTTGAGATGTCGGCTGAAGAGTTTCTCAAGCTCTATGGATGGACAACTGAGAGAGCTCTAGTTTTCACGAAGGTGACCACCGGCAGAAGTCCGATGATAGCTGTCAGGGTTCAGGGGCTTAAGCCTGCAATGGTCGTTCTTCATGGCGTTAAAAGGTTGGATGAGTTAGCGGTCAAAATAGCTGAGAAGGAGAGAGTTCCTCTAGTTGTATCAAGGGCGGAGAATGAAACTGAGTTAATAACTGGTCTTAGGAAGCTTGTTAGTACACTCTGA
- the udg gene encoding type-4 uracil-DNA glycosylase, with amino-acid sequence MKKLEERIKNCKKCPLWELRTNPVPGDGSYNAKVMFVGEAPGYWEDQMGLPFVGKAGKVLDELLKSIGLSRNEVYITNIVKCRPPNNRDPTEEEIKACSPYLDAQIDIIRPKVIVTLGRFSMGYILRKYGFAVEPISKVHGKVFEARTLFGKLYIIPMYHPAVALYRPQLRKELEEDFKKLKALLASLGI; translated from the coding sequence ATGAAAAAACTTGAGGAAAGAATAAAGAACTGCAAAAAATGTCCCCTATGGGAACTCAGAACTAATCCAGTCCCTGGAGATGGTAGCTATAATGCTAAGGTAATGTTCGTTGGTGAAGCGCCAGGATATTGGGAGGATCAAATGGGTCTACCTTTTGTCGGAAAGGCTGGAAAAGTCCTTGATGAACTCTTGAAAAGCATAGGATTAAGCAGAAATGAAGTTTACATCACGAACATCGTTAAGTGCAGGCCCCCAAACAACAGAGATCCCACTGAAGAGGAGATTAAGGCCTGTTCCCCATATCTGGATGCCCAAATAGATATAATAAGGCCCAAGGTCATTGTGACCCTTGGAAGATTCTCAATGGGTTACATACTGAGGAAGTATGGATTCGCTGTTGAGCCAATAAGCAAGGTGCATGGAAAAGTTTTTGAGGCGAGAACGTTGTTCGGTAAGCTCTACATAATTCCAATGTATCATCCAGCTGTAGCCTTGTATAGGCCTCAACTTAGAAAAGAGCTTGAAGAGGATTTCAAAAAGTTAAAGGCCCTTCTCGCATCACTTGGAATTTAG
- a CDS encoding sugar phosphate isomerase/epimerase: MKVGVSIYPHLIREGKTLPSILAEVKVKNYDFVQIFPHALGLIRNGTVIESALREIETVLKGVGIDYIIRMPVSLNLRDSIYYTRHYRVARAVLDVAIKLGARIIVMQSGKTGRLDLEIDAIRNLADTAAKFDIKIALENTFSVKDTLYVIDNVNRDNVGFALDVAHAFLSAQGNENRLLEDVKLGVEKTILLLVHDNFGKMFPQVEPEDALAYGVGDLHLLPGEGKIPFGKVLKLFDDVPILLKVKDPKVFANLPPKEDLIERLRR; this comes from the coding sequence ATGAAGGTTGGAGTAAGCATATATCCTCATTTAATTAGAGAGGGGAAGACTTTGCCCTCAATACTTGCAGAGGTAAAGGTGAAGAATTATGATTTTGTCCAAATCTTCCCCCATGCTCTTGGATTAATAAGGAATGGAACCGTCATTGAGTCTGCACTTAGGGAAATTGAAACAGTCCTTAAGGGAGTTGGAATAGATTACATAATCAGGATGCCTGTTTCCCTGAACTTAAGGGATAGCATTTATTACACGAGACACTATAGGGTGGCAAGGGCAGTTCTTGACGTTGCAATAAAGCTAGGGGCAAGGATAATAGTGATGCAAAGTGGGAAGACCGGTAGGCTTGATCTGGAGATAGATGCGATAAGAAATTTGGCAGATACTGCGGCGAAATTTGACATAAAGATAGCCCTGGAAAACACTTTTAGCGTTAAGGACACGCTATACGTAATCGACAATGTTAATAGGGATAATGTGGGTTTTGCCTTGGATGTTGCTCATGCATTTCTCAGTGCTCAAGGAAACGAAAACAGATTGCTTGAAGATGTTAAATTAGGAGTTGAGAAGACTATATTGCTTTTAGTACATGACAACTTTGGAAAGATGTTCCCACAGGTGGAACCTGAGGATGCATTGGCTTATGGAGTCGGAGACCTGCACTTACTTCCTGGTGAGGGGAAAATTCCATTTGGCAAGGTTCTAAAATTATTCGATGATGTTCCAATCCTTCTCAAAGTTAAGGATCCGAAAGTGTTTGCAAACCTTCCACCGAAAGAAGATCTAATAGAGAGGCTTAGGAGGTGA
- a CDS encoding NAD(P)-dependent glycerol-1-phosphate dehydrogenase: MHLMEFPREVILGKNLIPEINNVIKRLNLEAPGLIVYGPITKKIAGSDVEKTLKEDIDVVSITVREAHIKEVEKVMDKIIDEGVKWAIAVGGGSIIDVTKLASYKTNIPFISFPTTASHDGIASANASIKGIEAKTSIKAKPPIAVVADISIIKTAPKRYLAAGVGDVISNITAVRDWKLAHKLRGEYFSEYAAALSLMSAKMVIRDAEIIRIGDDEGVRKVIKALISSGVAMSIAGSSRPASGAEHLFSHALDMLLDKPALHGEQTGIGTIIMAYLHGINWKKIRDTLKLVGAPTTAYELGIDPEIIIEALTIAHTIRPDRYTILGKEGLTREAAEKAAKITGVI; the protein is encoded by the coding sequence ATGCACCTAATGGAATTCCCCAGGGAAGTTATTCTTGGAAAAAATCTTATCCCTGAGATTAATAATGTAATTAAGAGGTTGAATCTTGAGGCTCCTGGACTAATAGTTTACGGTCCGATAACTAAGAAAATAGCAGGTTCTGATGTCGAAAAGACTCTTAAAGAAGATATCGATGTAGTATCAATTACCGTTAGAGAAGCCCACATAAAGGAAGTCGAGAAGGTTATGGATAAAATAATTGATGAAGGGGTCAAATGGGCAATAGCTGTTGGTGGTGGAAGCATAATCGATGTGACCAAACTTGCAAGCTATAAGACAAACATTCCCTTCATAAGTTTTCCAACGACGGCATCTCACGATGGAATAGCAAGTGCAAACGCATCAATTAAGGGGATCGAAGCAAAGACATCAATAAAAGCAAAACCACCAATTGCCGTGGTGGCCGATATAAGTATCATAAAAACGGCTCCAAAAAGATACTTAGCCGCGGGAGTCGGAGATGTAATAAGCAACATCACCGCAGTTAGGGACTGGAAGCTTGCACATAAACTAAGAGGGGAATACTTCAGCGAGTATGCAGCGGCCCTTAGCCTGATGAGTGCAAAGATGGTCATTAGGGATGCAGAGATAATAAGGATAGGAGACGATGAGGGTGTTAGGAAGGTTATAAAAGCACTGATATCCAGCGGTGTTGCCATGAGTATAGCGGGCTCCTCAAGACCTGCAAGTGGAGCCGAACATCTCTTTAGCCATGCCCTTGACATGCTCCTAGATAAGCCGGCATTACATGGAGAACAGACTGGGATAGGCACCATAATAATGGCCTATCTCCATGGAATAAACTGGAAAAAGATAAGAGATACACTCAAGCTCGTTGGAGCACCAACGACAGCATATGAGCTTGGAATAGATCCAGAAATTATAATTGAAGCCCTCACGATAGCGCACACGATAAGGCCCGATAGATACACCATCCTCGGAAAAGAGGGTTTAACAAGAGAAGCCGCTGAAAAAGCCGCTAAAATAACGGGTGTAATTTAA
- a CDS encoding UPF0179 family protein produces MVITLVGEKLAKPGLEFVYYGPGEPCKSCRLARVCIGNLEPGRRYKIVRVRNIEHPCPLHEGKVRVVEVVEPAIEVLVEPRYAIAGSKIKLSFVECNDKNKEELIRPEGLFEGDTVKIVEIIGDVECEGRKYKLVRVMREKE; encoded by the coding sequence ATGGTAATTACGCTTGTTGGGGAAAAACTCGCAAAACCCGGATTGGAGTTCGTATATTATGGGCCGGGAGAACCATGTAAGTCCTGTAGATTGGCCAGGGTCTGCATAGGAAACCTGGAACCAGGAAGAAGGTACAAAATCGTGAGGGTGAGAAACATAGAACATCCATGTCCCCTCCACGAGGGCAAGGTTAGAGTTGTGGAAGTTGTTGAGCCAGCTATTGAAGTGCTGGTCGAGCCAAGGTATGCCATAGCTGGAAGTAAAATAAAGCTAAGCTTCGTCGAGTGTAACGATAAAAACAAAGAAGAGCTTATAAGACCAGAGGGTCTCTTCGAGGGAGATACGGTAAAGATAGTAGAGATAATAGGGGATGTAGAGTGCGAAGGAAGGAAGTACAAACTTGTAAGGGTCATGAGAGAAAAAGAATGA
- a CDS encoding arginine--tRNA ligase, with product MLEIIKDQVREKVKDIVKEIAPEWEGEVELKDTPSLEFGDFGTPIAFKLARLLRKPPIQIAEEIVERFKQELPEGIMDLKVVNGYINFFINYEYLARKLIEEILEKADRFGSSDLGHGKKVIVEHTSVNPTKPLHMGHARNAILGDVMARILRFLGYTVEVQNYIDDLGVQFAQVYWGYLNLRDKFDEIMENLRKKNLKENPIDHALGLLYVEVNKKIEEDPEVDKEIRVLMKELEEGRVEGRKLAEDVVRAQMETTYRLGIKYDLLVWESDIVKRRLFEIAVELLEKNENFYVPEEGKYKGAFVMDLRKLFPDMKNPYMVLRRSDGTATYTGKDIAYHLWKFGKIDVDLLYKEWDENTWTTAPDGRQIPGKFGSADMVINVIGAEQRHPQLAIKYALKLLGFDDAAENLYHLAYEHVERPEGKFSGRKGTWIGFTVDEVIREAIARAKALIEEKNPELSEEEKEEIAEKVGIGAIRYNLVKYSPDKKIIFRWEDVLNFEGESAPYIQYAHARCSSILRKARGQGIPIEWRVLLEKANFKEITEREKELLILLSKFPEIVEQAGRDVKPHLIAWYANELASLFNKFYMDHPVLKAEEGIREARLLLVMAVKQVLRNALWLLGIEAPEKM from the coding sequence ATGTTGGAGATAATTAAAGACCAGGTAAGGGAGAAAGTAAAAGATATCGTGAAGGAGATTGCTCCAGAATGGGAAGGAGAGGTGGAACTTAAAGATACGCCAAGTCTCGAATTTGGGGACTTTGGTACTCCTATAGCGTTCAAACTTGCGAGACTCCTAAGGAAACCTCCAATTCAGATAGCTGAAGAGATAGTAGAGAGATTCAAACAGGAGTTGCCTGAAGGCATAATGGATCTCAAGGTCGTTAACGGTTACATAAATTTCTTCATCAATTACGAATACCTTGCAAGGAAACTTATTGAAGAGATACTTGAGAAGGCTGATAGGTTTGGTAGCAGTGATTTGGGCCATGGGAAGAAGGTCATCGTCGAGCATACTTCTGTTAATCCAACCAAGCCACTTCACATGGGTCATGCAAGGAATGCAATTCTCGGAGACGTCATGGCGAGGATACTGAGGTTCCTCGGTTATACAGTGGAAGTTCAGAACTATATAGATGATCTAGGTGTTCAATTTGCTCAAGTTTATTGGGGTTACTTAAACCTCAGAGATAAGTTCGATGAGATAATGGAAAACCTTAGGAAGAAGAATCTAAAGGAAAACCCAATAGATCACGCCCTAGGTTTGCTGTACGTTGAGGTTAACAAGAAGATTGAGGAGGATCCTGAGGTAGATAAAGAGATAAGGGTCTTGATGAAGGAACTTGAAGAGGGAAGAGTTGAGGGGAGAAAGCTTGCTGAAGACGTCGTTAGAGCTCAAATGGAAACTACTTACAGGCTTGGGATAAAGTATGATCTCTTAGTTTGGGAGAGCGACATAGTTAAGAGGAGGCTGTTTGAGATAGCAGTTGAGCTTTTAGAGAAGAACGAAAACTTCTACGTTCCTGAAGAAGGGAAATATAAAGGTGCCTTTGTCATGGATCTCAGAAAGTTATTCCCGGATATGAAGAATCCATACATGGTTTTGAGGAGAAGCGATGGAACAGCAACTTACACTGGAAAGGATATAGCATATCACCTTTGGAAGTTCGGTAAGATAGATGTTGATTTACTATATAAGGAATGGGACGAGAACACCTGGACCACGGCTCCCGATGGCAGGCAAATCCCAGGGAAATTTGGATCGGCAGACATGGTTATAAATGTCATTGGCGCCGAACAGAGACATCCTCAATTGGCAATCAAATACGCTCTTAAACTCCTTGGATTTGATGATGCGGCTGAGAATCTATACCACTTAGCTTATGAACACGTTGAAAGACCTGAGGGTAAGTTTTCGGGCAGAAAAGGAACTTGGATTGGCTTTACGGTTGATGAAGTGATAAGGGAAGCGATAGCGAGAGCAAAGGCATTAATTGAAGAGAAAAATCCAGAACTTAGTGAGGAAGAAAAGGAGGAGATAGCAGAAAAAGTTGGAATAGGTGCTATAAGATATAATCTCGTGAAATACAGCCCAGACAAAAAGATAATCTTCAGATGGGAAGATGTACTCAATTTTGAGGGAGAAAGTGCTCCTTACATTCAGTATGCTCATGCAAGATGCTCTTCGATTCTAAGGAAGGCCAGGGGGCAGGGGATACCAATCGAGTGGAGGGTTCTCCTGGAGAAAGCCAACTTCAAGGAAATAACTGAGAGGGAAAAAGAATTGCTTATCCTACTTTCAAAGTTCCCGGAGATAGTTGAACAAGCTGGTAGAGATGTCAAGCCTCACTTAATAGCTTGGTACGCCAATGAACTTGCATCACTCTTCAATAAGTTCTACATGGATCATCCAGTACTGAAGGCTGAAGAGGGGATAAGGGAGGCGAGGTTGTTGTTAGTCATGGCCGTTAAGCAAGTACTCCGGAACGCCCTTTGGTTGCTGGGAATAGAGGCCCCTGAAAAGATGTGA
- a CDS encoding mRNA surveillance protein pelota: MEIVEEKPKEGIVKLKVETLDDLWHLYHVVTPGDIVYAKTLRKQAQRSDSLRPEKVEVIPVFLGVKAEKINFHRFANQLRVTGPIVYTSRDDVPLGKYHTIAIEPGMTVTIQKERWRTHHIERIKEAVEASRRAKVMIVAIEDGEAEVAIVREYGLDFVASIRYNLGGKRYNVKREDEEKKFFHDVAKTMRDLMERENIEKAIVAGPGFYKEDFYRFLKENYPELASRVVLDDTSMGGRVGVYEVIKRGTVEKVYMENRVTNEIRLVEKVIERIPKNEPVAYGLKEVEEAVNYGAVETLLVLDELLKGENREKIEDLMETARNLRAKVVVVSSEHEGGDKLKALGGIAAILRFRIK; encoded by the coding sequence ATGGAGATCGTTGAGGAAAAACCAAAAGAGGGAATAGTTAAGCTAAAAGTGGAGACACTTGATGATCTCTGGCACCTCTATCATGTTGTAACTCCTGGAGATATCGTTTATGCAAAGACACTGAGGAAGCAAGCCCAAAGGAGTGATTCTCTCAGGCCTGAGAAAGTTGAAGTTATCCCAGTATTCCTGGGAGTGAAAGCAGAGAAGATAAACTTCCATAGGTTTGCAAATCAGCTTAGAGTTACTGGTCCTATAGTCTACACGAGTAGGGATGATGTACCCCTTGGAAAATATCACACCATAGCTATTGAGCCGGGAATGACTGTTACAATACAAAAGGAGAGGTGGAGAACCCATCATATAGAAAGGATAAAGGAGGCCGTTGAGGCCTCTAGGAGGGCAAAAGTTATGATAGTTGCAATTGAAGATGGGGAAGCAGAGGTTGCAATAGTTAGGGAATATGGACTTGATTTCGTTGCGAGCATAAGGTATAATCTCGGAGGAAAGAGATACAATGTGAAAAGAGAAGATGAGGAGAAGAAGTTCTTCCATGATGTTGCCAAGACCATGAGAGATTTAATGGAGAGGGAAAATATTGAAAAGGCGATAGTTGCGGGCCCAGGATTCTACAAAGAAGATTTTTACCGCTTTTTAAAGGAGAATTATCCTGAGCTAGCTTCAAGGGTTGTTCTAGACGATACTAGCATGGGTGGAAGGGTTGGAGTTTATGAGGTTATCAAGAGGGGAACCGTGGAAAAGGTTTACATGGAGAATAGAGTCACAAATGAGATTAGACTAGTGGAGAAAGTGATAGAAAGAATACCGAAGAATGAGCCTGTAGCTTATGGATTGAAGGAAGTTGAAGAGGCCGTGAACTATGGGGCCGTTGAAACGTTGCTAGTTTTGGACGAGCTCCTAAAGGGAGAGAACAGAGAAAAGATTGAAGATTTGATGGAAACCGCAAGGAATTTAAGGGCAAAGGTCGTGGTTGTAAGTTCGGAGCATGAGGGAGGGGACAAGCTTAAAGCTTTGGGTGGAATAGCTGCAATTTTAAGGTTTAGAATAAAGTGA
- a CDS encoding ribonuclease P protein component 2, with translation MKLKTLPPTLRDKHRYIAFEVICEGDMTKDEVKEIIWNASLEVLGEVGTALAKPWLIKFDPKTKTGILRCDRKFVEHVRFALLLVSSYKGKRLMFRTLGVSGTIRRLKMKFLSQYGWK, from the coding sequence ATGAAGCTAAAAACCCTACCACCAACGCTTAGAGATAAGCATAGGTACATTGCATTTGAGGTGATATGTGAGGGGGACATGACTAAAGATGAAGTAAAGGAGATAATCTGGAATGCCTCATTGGAGGTGTTAGGGGAAGTCGGAACGGCCCTAGCAAAGCCCTGGTTAATAAAATTTGATCCAAAAACCAAGACTGGAATATTGAGATGTGACAGGAAGTTTGTTGAGCATGTGAGGTTTGCACTCCTCCTAGTTTCAAGCTATAAGGGGAAGAGATTAATGTTCAGAACATTGGGAGTCTCAGGAACAATAAGAAGACTTAAAATGAAGTTTTTGAGCCAGTACGGATGGAAATGA
- a CDS encoding transcription initiation factor IIB: MTKQRVCPVCGSTEFIYDPERGEIVCARCGYVIEENIVDMGPEWRAFDASQREKRSRTGAPESILLHDKGLSTDIGIDRTLTGLMREKMYRLRKWQSRLRVSDAAERNLAFALSELDRITAQLKLPKHVEEEAARLYREAVRRGLIRGRSIESVIAACVYAACRLLKVPRTLDEISDIARVEKKEIGRSYRFIARNLNLTPKKLFVKPTDYVNKFADELGLSERVRRRAIEILEEAYKRGLTSGKSPAGLVAAALYIASLLEGEKRTQREVAEVARVTEVTVRNRYKELVEKLGIKVPIT, encoded by the coding sequence GTGACCAAACAAAGAGTTTGTCCTGTTTGTGGATCAACAGAATTTATTTACGATCCCGAAAGGGGAGAAATAGTTTGCGCACGCTGTGGATACGTGATAGAAGAGAACATAGTTGATATGGGTCCAGAATGGCGTGCTTTCGATGCTTCTCAAAGAGAAAAAAGGTCTAGAACGGGTGCTCCAGAGAGCATATTGCTACATGACAAGGGACTATCAACGGACATAGGAATAGATAGAACCCTAACGGGGCTGATGAGAGAGAAAATGTACAGACTTAGAAAGTGGCAGTCAAGGCTTAGGGTTAGTGATGCTGCCGAGCGTAATCTAGCATTTGCCCTTAGTGAGTTAGATAGGATAACGGCCCAGCTAAAATTGCCAAAACATGTTGAGGAGGAGGCTGCGAGGCTTTATAGGGAGGCTGTTAGGAGGGGTTTGATTAGGGGTAGGAGTATTGAGAGTGTCATTGCTGCCTGCGTCTACGCTGCTTGTAGGTTGTTAAAGGTTCCCAGGACTTTGGATGAGATTAGTGATATTGCTAGAGTTGAGAAGAAGGAGATTGGAAGGAGTTACCGCTTCATTGCGAGGAACTTGAACTTGACTCCAAAGAAGCTCTTCGTAAAACCAACTGACTACGTGAATAAATTTGCCGATGAGTTGGGCTTGAGTGAGAGGGTTAGGAGGAGGGCCATTGAAATCCTAGAAGAGGCTTACAAGAGGGGCTTGACGAGTGGTAAGAGTCCAGCTGGTCTAGTTGCAGCAGCATTATACATTGCTTCCCTCTTAGAGGGTGAGAAGAGGACTCAAAGAGAAGTAGCAGAGGTAGCAAGAGTAACAGAAGTAACAGTAAGAAACAGATACAAAGAACTAGTAGAAAAACTAGGGATCAAGGTTCCCATTACATAA
- the rpsJ gene encoding 30S ribosomal protein S10 produces the protein MQKARIKLASTNVRSLEEVANQIKQIAERTGVRMSGPIPLPTKRIRIVTRKSPDGEGSATFDRWELRIHKRLIDIEADERAMRQIMRIRVPEDVTIEIELIS, from the coding sequence ATGCAAAAAGCAAGAATAAAGCTTGCAAGCACGAATGTTAGATCCCTGGAGGAGGTTGCAAATCAGATAAAGCAGATCGCCGAGAGAACTGGTGTTAGGATGAGTGGGCCTATTCCACTTCCAACCAAAAGGATAAGGATAGTCACCAGGAAGAGCCCTGATGGCGAAGGTTCCGCAACTTTTGATAGATGGGAGCTTAGGATTCACAAGAGGTTAATCGATATTGAGGCTGATGAGAGAGCTATGAGGCAGATCATGAGAATTCGCGTTCCTGAGGATGTTACAATCGAAATTGAACTGATCTCATGA